One Megalops cyprinoides isolate fMegCyp1 chromosome 4, fMegCyp1.pri, whole genome shotgun sequence genomic window carries:
- the trpm6 gene encoding transient receptor potential cation channel subfamily M member 6 produces the protein MFFFQSRKCWIEETFCKRDCVKFIPATRDLHRCSPVCQVCQNLIRCCCGRLIGEHSALDPAPPLQPPGELRTEEEWSIERHTRASPTDAFGTIDFQDGSRSCRAKYLRLSCDAKPEQLLQLMLRHWKMDLPKLVISVHGGTENFDLPLRVRQTFSKGLIKAAETTGAWIVTEGINTGVSRYVGDAVKLHGTHNLRKRYTVGIAPWGVIENHSDLMGKDVIRPYQTLGNPLSKRTCLNGLHSHFLLVDDGTVGKYGGQLELRRGLEAHLQLQKIHPRLTQGVPVVCALVEGGPGMVSLVLEYVRSTPPVPVIIFEGTGRAADILAFVHKQTNDNRQLDTDIKEDVLLRVQNTFCLGKAESDHLYGLLMECMDFRDSITIFDSESAEQQDSDTAILTALFKGTKMPAPDQLSTALAWDRVDIAKKHVLVYGQHWKVGSLEQAMLDALVMDRVSFVNLLIENGMTMNRFLTVSRLEELYNTQQGPANNLLYHLVKEVKQSYLPVGYRVSLIDVGLVIEYLIGGAYRSTYTRKHFRAIYNRLHGQRKVWNALNSPSMQLENEVAAVPRPHFFRTAQPYKRKEKGVFTPKSRLNKKAELNDSQLFVYNFNDLFVWAVLMRRQQMALFLWQHGEEAMARAVVACKLYRTMAYEAKQSNMGDSAAEELKTYSLEFGQLAVDLLDNAFRQNERMAMKLLTYEMKDWSNFTCLQMAVSSGLRPFVSHTCTQMLLTDLWMGRLNMRKNSWFKIILSIMLPPTILMLEFKSQAEMSHVPQPQEALQFGWDTGGPGAGDSGRTGVSHFDVEKGHKNAIHNPDVASHGILWTRKVYEFYNAPVVKFWFHSMAYLGFLMLYSYTVLVKMSPQPSSQEWLVIIYIFTTAVEKVREVFMSEPRKLSMKLKVWFSEYWNMNDFIAIVLFLIGFGLRWQDDPFQTAGRIVYCLDIIFWYVRLLDLFAVNQHAGPYLTMITKMTTNMFYIVVMMAIVLLSFGVSRKAILSPEEPPSWSLAKDVVFQPYWMMFGEVYAGEIDACAEQKPCPPGAFITPFLQAVYLFFQYIIMVNILIAFFNNVYFDMKSISNKLWKYNRYRYIMTYQEKPWLPPPFILLSHLTLCLSSIHRHQRRKSEQEAESGLKLYLCQEDLKKLHDFEEQCVTIYFHRKDENLHCSQENRIKSTTETAEEMCGQLQEVSEKVHFIKDTLQSLDSQLGHLQDMSALVVDTLGVISASDSLQVEEALLGQGRPLASSHRQLPHSWSHVGHMTPVTDGLCTVPQKQYCSTPPSLLRCLVHASRRPSLDRRWADGQDCGASQGAQSVDVKELDRNGPEPPATPCSDTPPLSFRHTHGHAFLPHLGSRERISLDQRGSHPLCTSEPPEHFYSRPWIYDSHLPPSQEDTMEEEEDREGEEEEKEEEDEEGEREEGESAFDSDTPRAFSHTLLLLDSRCESGIRGFVNPAFCEDKVPGIGPPGQGLHSRTCSRLACMCHEIPGPQPRKCWSLSASLESLGHPPKPPRSSVLPLDTHLDRNSWEGGRSHSLLSPGADTLLDSSQNKELSKSSEIYPSKRPGNKKKTHSRKTVKIQESDENVCGRGSDGHLHHSQGLLEPCWKRRLRGDDAMRRNWSASASLTQLNSEQMDLTQKCGFPVQESLGVSPSVWSSWAKSLSRRSSVQSAIGLDTKSSTFEDLDPHYSAVERNNLMRLAHTIPFTPISLLAGEEVSVYSLEESLVAELGSGEPSWSQRGLTALLQPLSHEEMDGGLRRATRVVCTWAEGDILKPGSVYIIKAFLPEVVEAWQRTFPGNTLLHLCLREIQQQRAAQKLMHIFNQIKPHSIPYSLRFLDVYLLHWHSQDQWLTIERNMSGDFRKYNNSTGEEVAPCCLLEETALAFSHWTYQYTRGELLVLDLQGVGSDLTDPAVIRLDNTSSPGDTVFGPASLGDDTIQSFVRKHICNSCCAKLHLSDLRRSNASPGKINPAFEEDSAVIMTRL, from the exons atgtttttttttcagtccaggAAATGTTGGATTGAAGAAACCTTTTGTAAGAGAGACTGTGTGAAATTTATCCCAGCAACCCGAGATCTCCACAG ATGCTCTCCTGTGTGTCAAGTATGCCAAAACTTAATCAG gtgcTGCTGTGGCCGTCTGATTGGGGAGCACAGTGCGTTGGACCCAGCTCCACCCCTGCAACCCCCGGGCGAGTTAAGAACAGAGGAAGAGTGGTCGATCGAACGGCACACTCGAGCCAGCCCCACAGACGCCTTTGGAACCATTGACTTTCAGGACGGCAGCCGCTCCTGCCGTGCTAAG TACCTGCGTCTGTCATGTGACGCAAAGccagagcagctgctgcagctgatgcTGAGACACTGGAAGATGGACCTGCCCAAGCTGGTCATCTCTGTCCATGGCGGCACAGAGAACTTTGACCTCCCGCTCAGGGTGCGCCAGACCTTCAGCAAAGGCCTGATAAAGGCCGCAGAGACCACAGGGGCCTGGATAGTGACAGAGGGAATCaacacag GCGTATCGCGATACGTGGGGGACGCGGTGAAACTACATGGAACTCATAACCTCCGGAAGAGGTACACTGTTGGGATTGCTCCCTGGGGGGTCATTGAGAATCACAGCGACCTCATGGGAAAAGAT GTGATTAGACCCTACCAGACGCTGGGGAACCCCCTGAGCAAGAGGACCTGCCTGAACGGCCTGCACTCTCACTTCCTGCTGGTGGATGACGGTACCGTGGGGAAGTATGGAGGCCAGCTGGAGCTCCGGCGGGGGCTGGAGGCACACCTCCAGCTCCAGAAGATTCACCCca GGCTGACCCAGGGGGTACCTGTTGTGTGTGCGCTGGTGGAGGGAGGCCCGGGAATGGTCTCCCTGGTACTGGAGTACGTGAGGAGTACGCCACCTGTGCCAGTGATCATCTTTGAGGGCACTGGGCGGGCAGCAGACATCCTGGCGTTCGTGCACAAACAGACCAATGACAACAG ACAACTGGATACAGATATCAAGGAGGATGTCCTTCTGAGGGTACAGAACACTTTCTGCCTGGGGAAGGCTGAGTCCGATCACCTGTATGGACTCCTGATGGAATGCATGGACTTCAGAGATTCA ATAACAATCTTTGACTCCGAATCGGCAGAGCAGCAAGACTCAGACACAGCGATTCTGACTGCTTTATTTAAAG GTACTAAAATGCCTGCCCCTGACCAGCTGAGCACTGCACTAGCGTGGGACAGAGTGGACATTGCAAAGAAACACGTTCTGGTCTATGGACAGCACTGGAAG GTGGGTTCCCTGGAGCAGGCCATGCTGGATGCTCTGGTGATGGACCGTGTCAGCTTTGTCAATCTGCTGATCGAAAACGGGATGACCATGAACCGCTTCTTGACTGTGTCTCGGCTAGAGGAGCTCTATAACACG CAGCAAGGACCAGCTAATAATTTGCTCTATCATCTTGTGAAAGAGGTGAAACAG AGCTATCTGCCTGTGGGGTATCGGGTCTCACTGATTGACGTGGGCCTGGTGATCGAGTACCTGATTGGTGGTGCCTATCGTAGCACATACACTCGGAAGCATTTCCGTGCCATCTACAACCGTCTACATGGCCAAAGAAAGGTATGGAATGCCCTGAACT ctcccagcatgcagctggAAAACGAGGTCGCAGCTGTGCCCCGCCCTCACTTCTTCCGCACGGCGCAACCATACAAACGCAAG GAGAAAGGCGTTTTCACTCCAAAATCTCGGTTGAATAAAAAGGCCGAGTTGAACGACTCCCAGCTGTTTGTGTACAACTTCAACGACCTGTTTGTGTGGGCAGTGCTGATGAGGCgccagcagatggcgctgtTCCTGTGGCAGCATGGGGAGGAGGCCATGGCCCGTGCGGTGGTGGCCTGCAAGCTGTACCGGACAATGGCCTACGAAGCCAAACAGAGCAACATGGGCGACAGCGCTGCTGAGGAGCTCAAGACCTACTCACT ggaGTTTGGACAGCTGGCTGTTGACCTCCTGGACAACGCCTTCAGACAGAACGAGAGGATGGCCATGAAGTTGCTGACCTATGAGATGAAGGACTGGAGCAACTTCACCTGCCTGCAGATGGCGGTGTCCTCCGGGCTGCGGCCCTTTGTCTCCCACACCTGCACGCAGATGCTGCTGACAGACCTGTGGATGGGGAGACTGAACATGAGGAAGAACTCCTGGTTCAAG ATAATACTGAGCATTATGTTGCCTCCCACTATTTTGATGCTGGAGTTCAAAAGCCAGGCTGAGATGTCCCATGTACCCCAGCCCCAGGAGGCCCTGCAGTTTGGCTGGGACACCGGAGGTCCAGGAGCAGGAGACAGCGGACGCACAGGCGTG AGTCACTTTGATGTGGAAAAAGGCCACAAGAATGCCATCCACAACCCAGATGTTGCATCGCATGGAATTCTCTGGACGAGAAAGGTCTACGAGTTCTACAACGCCCCAGTTGTTAAATTCTGGTTCCATTCG ATGGCCTACCTCGGCTTTCTCATGCTGTATTCCTACACTGTGTTGGTTAAGATGAGTCCCCAGCCAAGCTCCCAGGAATGGCTGGTCATCATTTATATCTTCACCACCGCAGTcgagaaagtgagagag GTCTTTATGTCGGAACCACGAAAACTGAGCATGAAGCTGAAGGTGTGGTTCAGCGAGTACTGGAACATGAACGACTTCATCGCCATCGTTCTCTTCCTGATCGGGTTTGGCTTGCGTTGGCAAGACGACCCTTTTCAGACTGCTGGTCGCATTGTGTACTGCCTGGACATCATCTTCTGGTACGTGCGGCTTTTGGACCTTTTTGCCGTCAACCAGCACGCAGGACCATACCTGACCATGATCACCAAAATG ACTACGaacatgttttacattgtgGTGATGATGGCCATCGTCCTGCTGAGTTTCGGGGTGTCCAGGAAAGCAATCCTCTCCCCCGAGGAACCCCCCTCTTGGAGTCTGGCCAAGGATGTGGTGTTTCAGCCGTACTGGATGATGTTTGGAGAAGTGTACGCTGGGGAAATTGATG CTTGTGCAGAGCAGAAGCCATGTCCCCCTGGAGCCTTCATTACTCCCTTCCTACAGGCAGTGTACCTTTTCTTCCAGTACATCATAATGGTCAACATCCTGATAGCCTTCTTCAA CAATGTGTACTTTGACATGAAGTCCATATCGAACAAGCTCTGGAAATACAACCGCTATCGATACATAATGACCTATCAGGAGAAGCCCTGGCTCCCACCGCCCTTTATCCTCCTCAGTCACCTGACCCTGTGCCTCTCCTCCATCCACCGGCACCAGAGGAGGAAGTCAGAGCAGGAAGCCGAGTCTGGACTGA AGCTGTACTTGTGTCAAGAGGACCTGAAGAAGCTACACGACTTTGAGGAGCAGTGTGTCACCATTTACTTTCACCGCAAGGATGAAAACCTACACTGCAGTCAGGAGAACAGGATTAAATCTACAACCGAGAC GGCAGAAGAAATGTGCGGCCAGCTGCAGGAAGTGTCAGAGAAGGTCCACTTCATCAAGGACACGCTGCAGTCACTGGACAGCCAGCTGGGTCACCTCCAGGACATGTCGGCGCTGGTGGTGGACACCCTGGGGGTCATCTCGGCCTCGGACAgcctgcaggtggaggaggccCTGCTGGGCCAGGGTCGGCCCCTTGCCAGCTCCCATCGGCAGCTCCCCCACAGCTGGAGCCACGTAGGTCACATGACCCCTGTCACAGACGGCCTCTGCACGGTACCCCAGAAGCAGTACTGCAGCACCCCGCCCTCCCTGCTTCGCTGCCTCGTCCACGCCAGCCGCAGGCCGTCGCTGGACCGGCGCTGGGCTGATGGACAGGACTGCGGTGCCTCCCAGGGAGCTCAGAGTGTGGATGTCAAGGAGCTCGACAGAAACGGGCCAGAGCCCCCAGCCACACCCTGCTCGGATACCCCACCTCTCAGTTTCCGGCACACTCATGGCCACGCCTTTCTCCCACACCtagggagcagggagaggatcTCCCTGGACCAGAGGGGCAGCCACCCTCTGTGCACCAGCGAGCCCCCTGAACATTTCTACTCCAGACCCTGGATCTATGactcccacctccccccaagCCAGGAGGACActatggaggaggaagaggacagagagggagaggaggaagaaaaggaagaagaggatgaggaaggagagagagaggagggtgaaTCAGCGTTTGACTCCGACACACCCAGGGCCTTTAGCCACACCTTACTGCTGTTGGATTCTCGTTGTGAGAGTGGTATCAGGGGGTTTGTTAACCCCGCCTTCTGTGAGGACAAGGTGCCAGGAATTGGCCCACCAGGGCAGGGCCTGCACAGTAGGACGTGCTCCCGGTTGGCTTGCATGTGCCATGAGATCCCAGGGCCTCAGCCGCGAAAGTGCTGGTCCCTCTCTGCCAGTTTGGAGAGCTTGGGCCATCCCCCCAAACCGCCTCGCTCCTCTGTTCTGCCACTCGACACCCATCTGGACAGAAACAGCTGGGAAGGAGGGCGGAGTCACAGCTTGTTGTCCCCGGGAGCTGATACGCTCCTTGACTCCAGCCAAAACAAAG aACTGTCTAAATCATCCGAAATATATCCGTCAAAGAGAccaggaaacaaaaagaaaacacacagcagaaagaCTGTTAAAATTCAAGAGAGTGATGAAAACGTTTGT GGGAGAGGAAGCGACGGTCATCTCCACCACTCCCAGGGGCTGCTGGAGCCCTGCTGGAagaggaggctgagaggagaCGATGCAATGCGCAGGAACTGGTCGGCCTCGGCCAGTCTCACGCAGCTGA ATTCCGAGCAAATGGATTTGACGCAGAAATGCGGGTTTCCCGTCCAG GAGTCTCTGGGTGTCTCCCCATCTGTCTGGAGCAGCTGGGCCAAATCCCTCAGCCGCAGATCCTC ggtgCAGAGTGCGATTGGATTGGACA CTAAGAGCTCCACCTTTGAGGACCTCGACCCTCATTACTCAG CGGTGGAGAGGAACAACCTGATGAGACTGGCTCACACGATACCGTTCACTCCCATCTCTCTGCTAG CCGGGGAGGAAGTGAGCGTCTACAGCCTGGAGGAGTCCCTGGTGGCGGAGCTGGGTTCAGGGGAGCCCTCCTGGTCGCAGCGTGGCCTGACCGCGCTGCTGCAGCCTCTGTCCCACGAGGAGATGGACGGGGGTCTGCGCAGGGCCACGCGGGTGGTCTGCACCTGGGCCGAGGGGGACATCCTGAAGCCAGGGAGCGTCTACATCATCAAGGCCTTCCTCCCCGAGGTGGTTGAGGCCTGGCAGAGGACCTTCCCCGGCAACACACTGCTGCATCTCTGCCTCAGG gAAATCCAACAACAGCGAGCAGCACAGAAACTCATGCACATATTCAACCAAATCAAACCCCATAGTATCCCATATTCTCTCAG GTTCCTGGATGTGTATCTCCTGCACTGGCACTCCCAGGACCAGTGGCTCACCATCGAGAGGAACATGAGCGGGGACTTCAGGAAGTACAACAACAGCACGGGCGAGGAGGTCGCCCCCTGCTGCCTGCTGGAGGAGACTGCTCTGGCCTTCTCGCACTGGACATACCAATACACCAGAGGAGAGCTCCTGGTCCTGGATCTACAAG GGGTGGGGTCAGACCTGACAGATCCAGCAGTCATCAGGTTGGATAATACAAG CTCACCTGGTGACACGGTGTTCGGACCGGCCAGCCTCGGGGATGACACTATCCAGAGCTTTGTCCGGAAGCACATATGCAACTCCTGCTGTGCCAAGCTGCATCTGTCAG aTTTGAGGAGGAGCAACGCCTCGCCGGGAAAAATAAACCCTGCCTTTGAAGAGGACAGTGCGGTGATAATGACCCGgctttga